In the genome of Notamacropus eugenii isolate mMacEug1 chromosome 5, mMacEug1.pri_v2, whole genome shotgun sequence, one region contains:
- the LOC140507471 gene encoding uncharacterized protein — MTLRERDRLPLEEAGMPPNEGRLARLYHRSGSCRGRSRISRVGLLGSEFHSAAAPRRPGPATEKPGPKQRRAADKRRRRRLKWGCRCLLSRSLCSLAAQPSPPARGAAQPRGQSPDQSRGAGGAPQQSESQPELGATGRPLAQRKSAGSVTARGFWGRGGGPSGRSFPASECALGTGCLWGLWPSGPGAHGRPTVHPEMRKVRREMKQHVVVSQAEDLYPKEASQIEVG, encoded by the exons ATGACTCTGCGAGAGCGTGACAGGCTCCCACTGGAGGAGGCAGGAATGCCACCAAATGAGGGCAGGCT AGCCCGGCTGTACCACCGCTCAGGCTCCTGCAGGGGAAGGAGCAGGATCAGCCGAGTGGGGCTTCTGGGCTCTGAATTCCACAGCGCGGCGGCACCGCGGAGGCCCGGGCCAGCCACAGAG AAGCCGGGACCCAAACAAAGGCGGGCGGCGGATAaaaggcggcggcggcggcttaAGTGGGGCTGCCGCTGCTTGCTTTCCCGTTCGCTTTGCTCGTTGGCTGCCCAGCCGAGCCCACCGGCTCGCGGCGCAGCGCAGCCCCGGGGCCAGAGCCCAGATCAGTCGCGAGGGGCTGGCGGTGCGCCCCAGCAGTCCGAGTCCCAGCCCGAGCTGGGGGCCACGGGCCGGCCTCTGGCTCAGAGGAAGTCCGCGGGCTCCGTGACTGCCCGCGGcttctgggggaggggaggaggtccAAGTGGCCGCAGCTTCCCAGCCTCCGAGTGCGCCCTGGGCACGGGGTGCCTCTGGGGGCTGTGGCCCTCTGGGCCAGGAGCGCACGGGCGCCCGACGGTCCATCCAGAG atgaggaaagtaaggagagaaatgaaacagCATGTCGTGGTCTCACAGGCAGAGGATTTGTACCCAAAGGAAGCTTCCCAGATAGAAGTTGGATAA